The following proteins come from a genomic window of Candidatus Bathyarchaeia archaeon:
- a CDS encoding CoA-binding protein, translated as MTGIKAIFEPQTVVLIGSSKIRERVGMTSPQMFQSVIYNMTKFFKGETHVVDLDGKEGSKKLSKVSHTPDLAVVMLPPKNVLAQVQEATVAGIKAFVLLTGGFKPQQRKQLSDLSSESGARILGPNTIMGVINTANGLNTTFERDVMPPKGDISVVSQSGGVGACLLDWACYYGVGVSKFAFMGDKIDVDDVDLLSYFEKDPNTKVICFYMEGVEKGREFIEVAKRVVKQKPILALKGGATKEAAKRALSHTASVAGSDVVFDAAFKKAGIIRVDDIEQLLDSAVALSKQPPLKGDNIAIVSNVGGPAILAADAVVRNGLKLAALSEKTRLRIEKQFPGVEAVNPVDLIADARKDRYSFVLDAVLSDPNVDGLMVINMLKSTFFEPEDALAIVETVAKHPRKPVVDVPAGGEDFAFVQKVLGNTSVPVFNLPEKAAKALKVLRLYSEIREKGVEG; from the coding sequence ATGACTGGGATTAAAGCCATCTTCGAGCCTCAAACAGTAGTCCTAATTGGGTCGAGCAAGATCAGAGAAAGGGTGGGCATGACCTCACCGCAAATGTTCCAAAGCGTCATCTACAACATGACCAAGTTTTTCAAAGGCGAGACGCATGTCGTGGACCTAGACGGAAAGGAAGGCAGCAAGAAGCTCAGCAAAGTGTCTCACACGCCAGACCTTGCGGTTGTCATGCTACCTCCAAAAAATGTTTTGGCGCAAGTGCAAGAAGCGACAGTAGCGGGGATTAAGGCATTTGTCTTGTTGACCGGAGGATTCAAGCCTCAACAGCGCAAGCAATTGTCAGACCTTAGCAGCGAGTCCGGCGCCCGCATTTTGGGACCAAACACTATAATGGGCGTTATCAACACAGCGAACGGCTTGAACACGACTTTTGAACGCGACGTTATGCCGCCAAAAGGCGACATCTCAGTTGTTTCGCAAAGCGGCGGTGTAGGCGCATGTCTCCTCGACTGGGCCTGCTATTACGGCGTCGGCGTAAGTAAGTTTGCCTTCATGGGTGACAAAATAGATGTCGACGATGTGGATTTGCTGAGCTACTTTGAAAAAGACCCAAATACGAAAGTCATCTGCTTTTACATGGAAGGTGTGGAGAAAGGTCGAGAGTTCATCGAAGTAGCAAAAAGAGTAGTTAAGCAGAAGCCGATCTTAGCGTTGAAGGGCGGTGCAACTAAGGAGGCAGCCAAAAGGGCTTTGTCGCACACTGCCTCGGTTGCAGGCTCAGACGTGGTTTTTGATGCAGCCTTTAAGAAGGCAGGGATCATACGGGTTGACGACATAGAGCAGTTGCTGGATTCGGCGGTGGCGTTGTCGAAGCAACCTCCACTAAAAGGCGACAACATAGCCATTGTGAGCAATGTAGGCGGACCAGCGATTTTAGCTGCTGATGCAGTTGTGAGAAACGGGTTGAAACTTGCCGCTCTGTCTGAAAAGACCCGCCTTAGAATCGAGAAGCAGTTTCCTGGAGTTGAAGCAGTTAACCCAGTTGATTTGATTGCCGATGCTAGGAAAGACAGGTATTCGTTTGTCTTGGATGCGGTTTTATCGGATCCAAACGTTGATGGTTTGATGGTCATCAACATGTTGAAGTCAACGTTTTTTGAGCCCGAGGATGCCTTGGCAATAGTCGAGACTGTCGCAAAACATCCACGAAAGCCTGTGGTTGATGTGCCTGCAGGCGGCGAAGATTTCGCATTTGTTCAAAAGGTTTTGGGAAACACGAGTGTGCCGGTTTTCAATCTACCGGAGAAGGCAGCTAAGGCTTTGAAGGTTTTGAGACTGTACAGCGAGATTAGGGAAAAAGGTGTGGAGGGTTAG
- a CDS encoding ATP-binding cassette domain-containing protein gives MSNKAIIQTFDLTKKFGKVTAVDHLDLSIDDGEIFGLLGPNGAGKTTTILMLTTVIKPTEGTASVAGFDIKKSPNQTRQTIGVCFQEPKLLWVSTAWDVLNWHAKVCGLSNEERKQRVKWALDEVNLWDDRRKSVHALSGGMKKRVEIAKVLIQRPKIAIVDEPTAQIDVVGKHRIWNLLRDLRKEGSTIILATNELQEADVLSDRVAIMHKGKLLVCDTPKKLKDSIPGGDVMEVHLEKEAPRKVLTEMEAIKEIVTVKEVGSNTLRLYLNQVESVTPKIMRLFFDHSLPIASIHMSEPSLDDVFAHFTGLSLEEAQRTV, from the coding sequence GTGTCGAATAAAGCCATCATACAAACTTTTGATCTAACCAAAAAATTCGGGAAAGTGACAGCTGTCGACCACCTCGACCTATCAATTGATGACGGCGAAATCTTCGGCTTACTGGGACCTAACGGTGCCGGCAAGACTACAACTATACTTATGCTCACAACCGTCATCAAACCGACAGAAGGAACAGCCTCAGTAGCAGGATTTGACATCAAGAAATCACCGAACCAAACCCGCCAAACCATCGGCGTGTGTTTTCAAGAGCCCAAATTGCTGTGGGTGAGCACAGCTTGGGATGTTCTCAACTGGCACGCCAAAGTCTGCGGACTCTCAAACGAAGAACGTAAGCAAAGAGTCAAGTGGGCGCTGGACGAAGTGAACCTGTGGGATGATCGCCGCAAAAGCGTTCACGCGTTGTCCGGTGGCATGAAAAAACGCGTTGAAATCGCAAAAGTCCTAATTCAGAGACCAAAAATAGCCATTGTGGACGAGCCTACAGCCCAAATCGACGTAGTTGGAAAACACCGAATCTGGAACCTGCTCCGCGACTTGAGAAAAGAAGGCTCCACGATAATTCTCGCCACAAACGAGCTACAAGAAGCTGATGTACTTTCAGATAGAGTGGCAATCATGCACAAGGGCAAACTGCTGGTGTGCGACACACCCAAGAAGCTCAAAGACAGCATACCCGGCGGCGACGTAATGGAAGTCCACCTTGAGAAGGAGGCGCCTAGGAAAGTTCTTACCGAAATGGAAGCTATCAAGGAGATTGTAACCGTCAAAGAAGTGGGCTCCAACACATTGCGCTTGTACCTTAACCAAGTTGAGTCCGTCACTCCAAAGATAATGAGACTGTTCTTTGATCACAGTTTGCCCATAGCCAGCATACATATGAGCGAGCCATCACTGGACGATGTGTTCGCCCATTTCACAGGTCTGTCGCTGGAAGAAGCCCAGAGAACGGTTTAG
- the dapA gene encoding 4-hydroxy-tetrahydrodipicolinate synthase produces MYKPEGIMPALVTPFTDDGKQVNEEALRSLVRRCIELGASGLVPCGTTGEFVNLTTEEKRKVIDTVIDEANGKAKVVAGTGASGTGQALEMTRYAKDAGADAALIVTPFYLKPADRGIYEHYDTIASQVDMPIILYNIPQATGVPLPWQMVEDLAQIPNIVGVKDSSGQLAFILAVLEKVRDKINVMCGHDEIVVGALAAGCSGAILASANIIPDIWVQVLNAIKKGDLKTARELQYKVQKIARIIAKSGAVGSKEALNLMSMKVGPVRLPLSVGGELTYEEREELRLDLEKIGKITPKPVKFEIAEKKLEERFMAINLTPKVIRDFKLRIGEALAGKDAEVAHIDLIIGEKNGPVGEAYARAKAAPSAGHEPLLAILEPNLAVKPITVIIPTVTIRSMRQASMVYGPAQTAIAKAVADSVADGTLPKAAADDLVIIAGVFVHPTAVDRQRVYINNYKAMRHAVRKAIENRPTMQEILENKERAKHPFKYSP; encoded by the coding sequence TTGTACAAGCCTGAGGGTATAATGCCCGCGTTGGTCACACCGTTCACGGACGATGGAAAGCAAGTGAATGAGGAGGCCTTGCGTAGTCTGGTTAGACGCTGCATCGAACTGGGTGCCAGCGGCCTCGTTCCCTGCGGTACGACAGGCGAATTCGTCAACCTGACAACTGAGGAAAAAAGGAAAGTAATTGACACAGTTATTGATGAAGCAAATGGGAAGGCCAAGGTGGTCGCTGGAACAGGCGCATCAGGAACCGGACAAGCCTTGGAGATGACAAGATACGCCAAAGATGCTGGCGCCGACGCCGCACTCATCGTCACACCGTTCTACTTGAAGCCAGCTGATCGAGGCATCTACGAGCACTACGACACAATCGCGAGTCAAGTGGACATGCCTATCATTCTCTACAACATTCCACAAGCGACTGGCGTACCCCTCCCTTGGCAAATGGTTGAGGATTTGGCTCAAATTCCAAACATCGTCGGCGTCAAAGACAGCAGCGGACAACTCGCGTTTATCCTCGCTGTGCTGGAAAAAGTGCGGGACAAAATCAATGTGATGTGCGGACACGACGAAATAGTAGTCGGCGCCCTAGCAGCAGGTTGCTCTGGTGCAATACTAGCCAGCGCCAACATCATCCCCGACATATGGGTGCAAGTTCTAAACGCCATCAAAAAGGGCGACCTGAAAACCGCTCGAGAACTGCAGTACAAGGTGCAGAAGATAGCAAGAATCATTGCCAAGAGCGGCGCCGTTGGCAGCAAGGAAGCCCTCAACCTAATGAGCATGAAAGTAGGTCCAGTAAGGCTGCCGCTGAGCGTTGGCGGAGAACTCACCTACGAAGAGAGGGAAGAACTCAGGTTAGACTTGGAAAAAATCGGCAAGATCACACCTAAGCCTGTTAAGTTTGAAATTGCTGAAAAGAAACTGGAAGAGCGATTCATGGCAATTAACCTCACACCCAAGGTCATCCGAGACTTCAAGCTTCGTATAGGCGAAGCGTTGGCTGGAAAAGACGCTGAAGTAGCCCACATCGACCTCATCATCGGCGAGAAAAACGGACCTGTGGGAGAAGCTTACGCTAGGGCAAAAGCCGCTCCTTCAGCTGGGCATGAACCTCTCTTAGCCATACTTGAGCCCAATTTGGCAGTCAAGCCGATAACAGTTATCATACCTACAGTCACGATTAGGAGTATGAGGCAAGCGAGTATGGTTTATGGTCCAGCGCAGACGGCCATAGCTAAGGCGGTGGCTGACAGCGTCGCCGACGGAACTCTCCCCAAAGCTGCAGCAGATGACCTCGTGATAATTGCAGGCGTGTTCGTGCACCCAACCGCAGTTGATCGTCAACGCGTCTATATTAACAACTACAAGGCTATGCGTCACGCCGTTCGAAAAGCCATTGAAAACAGACCAACGATGCAGGAAATTCTTGAGAACAAGGAACGAGCCAAACATCCGTTCAAGTACTCGCCGTGA
- a CDS encoding M3 family oligoendopeptidase, producing MTEEEMVWDLSQLVENADPALVQGELRLMVEEAEKIRDMFHGKIENLDANGLLQFLELRDAYTLKFDGVRLYCFLKYSADSTDKVAKQLNDAVRAAMTKVGQALAFVLIELGRLLVKSPSLVSDSALAEYKHFLEKILRRTPYMLSETEERLTIIKDKNGISSWQKLQSDWLSTRTFSFEVGGTARILPYGEIIGFYQNPDRDLRKRAYQTVHQNLGKDDIVWASAIRAVCEDHLQMCRLRKYPSPMTQSFISNDVDQETIDCLLATVKKNVGLHQKYLTLKAKLMGLDKLANYDLTAPLPNASKTTYVWSQARREVADAYHGFDSEVGNWVDEMFERRHIDGKVRKGKASGAFCASWLAEKSAYVLQSFNGNMGDVFTQAHELGHAVHAYLGARAQKPANFETGSCLAETGSVFGELLLTERLLHKAETKTEKQAILANVLDRFFVVTFQVSARAFFEQSLYDALSRGQAFDGDSIASLWVAARDSLYSGSVDWLDEMKWAWVVSPHYFRANYRFYNYPYVYAQLFVYALYQLYKEQAESFVPKLKRLLAARGSKSPRELAAELGFDITQEEFWQKGMKQAEQFVNMLEATLTE from the coding sequence GATGGTTTGGGATCTTTCCCAACTTGTCGAGAACGCTGATCCCGCCCTTGTTCAAGGGGAATTGCGGCTCATGGTTGAAGAAGCAGAGAAGATTAGAGACATGTTTCATGGCAAAATTGAGAACCTTGATGCAAATGGTTTGCTGCAATTTCTCGAGTTGAGAGACGCGTACACGCTGAAGTTTGACGGAGTCAGATTGTACTGTTTTCTGAAGTATTCTGCCGATTCCACTGATAAGGTGGCTAAACAGCTTAATGATGCAGTGCGGGCTGCAATGACGAAAGTTGGCCAAGCGTTAGCTTTTGTACTCATCGAGTTGGGACGACTACTTGTCAAGAGTCCCTCTCTGGTCTCAGATTCAGCTTTGGCTGAGTACAAGCATTTTCTCGAGAAGATTCTGCGAAGAACGCCTTATATGCTCTCCGAGACGGAGGAACGCTTGACAATAATCAAAGACAAGAATGGAATTAGCTCGTGGCAAAAGCTGCAAAGCGACTGGCTCTCCACCCGAACGTTCAGTTTTGAGGTTGGGGGCACAGCTAGGATTCTTCCTTACGGTGAAATAATTGGTTTTTATCAGAATCCAGACCGCGATTTGAGGAAGCGGGCTTACCAAACCGTGCACCAGAACCTTGGGAAGGATGACATTGTTTGGGCAAGTGCCATCCGCGCTGTTTGCGAAGACCACTTGCAGATGTGCAGGTTGCGGAAGTATCCATCTCCAATGACTCAGAGCTTCATCTCCAACGATGTGGATCAGGAGACTATTGATTGTCTCCTAGCCACAGTCAAGAAGAACGTTGGTCTGCACCAAAAGTATCTTACACTCAAGGCTAAGCTCATGGGCTTGGACAAACTGGCCAATTACGATTTGACTGCCCCTTTGCCCAACGCTTCCAAAACGACATACGTCTGGAGTCAAGCTCGAAGGGAAGTTGCAGATGCCTACCATGGATTCGACTCTGAAGTGGGCAATTGGGTTGACGAAATGTTTGAACGAAGGCACATAGATGGCAAGGTGCGTAAAGGCAAAGCCTCTGGAGCCTTCTGCGCTTCTTGGTTGGCTGAAAAAAGCGCCTATGTCCTGCAGAGCTTCAACGGCAATATGGGAGACGTCTTTACACAAGCGCATGAGCTGGGGCACGCGGTTCACGCTTATCTTGGAGCTAGAGCGCAGAAGCCAGCCAACTTTGAAACCGGCAGCTGCCTAGCCGAAACTGGAAGCGTGTTCGGTGAACTGCTGTTGACTGAACGATTGCTTCATAAAGCTGAGACGAAAACGGAGAAGCAGGCCATACTCGCTAATGTATTGGACAGGTTCTTCGTTGTAACCTTTCAGGTTTCGGCGCGTGCATTCTTTGAACAGAGTCTGTACGACGCGTTAAGTCGAGGTCAAGCCTTTGATGGAGATTCAATTGCCAGCTTGTGGGTTGCAGCGCGCGATTCGCTCTATAGCGGTTCAGTTGACTGGCTGGATGAGATGAAGTGGGCTTGGGTTGTGTCGCCGCATTATTTCAGGGCTAACTATCGTTTCTACAATTATCCGTACGTGTATGCCCAACTTTTCGTCTATGCGTTGTATCAGCTGTACAAGGAGCAGGCAGAGAGCTTTGTCCCTAAGTTAAAACGACTTTTAGCCGCGCGAGGAAGCAAGTCCCCACGTGAACTCGCAGCTGAATTGGGCTTTGACATCACTCAGGAAGAGTTCTGGCAGAAAGGCATGAAACAAGCTGAACAATTCGTCAACATGCTTGAAGCAACATTAACTGAGTAA
- a CDS encoding tRNA (adenine-N1)-methyltransferase translates to MTVTIGEGSLILLYFDQRRTYLVAVEKGKTFHTHKGYIEFDALIGKEYGTRIASSLGMEFAALKPLLADFIFKAQRRTQINYPKDVALIVMFSGIGPGSKVAEAGTGAGALTTALAHYVKPDGHVYSYEIRPEFIEVARKNLVRARLLEYVELKSKDVTQGIDEKDLDAVVLDLATPWLVVPHAFSALKGSGTLVSFSPTIDQVVKTVEALGQNSFLDVQTVECIMRGMQTERGKTRPETLMTGHTGYITFARKALG, encoded by the coding sequence ATGACTGTTACCATTGGCGAAGGCAGTTTAATTCTGCTCTATTTTGATCAAAGACGAACCTATCTAGTTGCAGTTGAGAAAGGGAAGACTTTTCACACGCACAAGGGCTACATTGAATTCGACGCCCTAATCGGCAAAGAATACGGAACACGCATTGCCAGCAGTTTAGGCATGGAATTCGCGGCTTTGAAGCCATTGCTGGCGGACTTTATTTTCAAAGCTCAGCGCAGGACGCAGATAAACTATCCCAAGGATGTTGCCTTGATAGTTATGTTCAGCGGCATTGGACCTGGCAGCAAAGTGGCGGAGGCAGGAACAGGTGCCGGTGCTTTGACAACTGCGCTGGCACACTACGTTAAACCAGACGGTCATGTGTACAGCTACGAAATTCGACCCGAATTCATAGAGGTAGCGAGAAAGAACCTGGTTCGGGCTAGATTGCTGGAGTACGTGGAATTGAAGTCCAAAGATGTCACTCAAGGTATAGATGAAAAGGATTTGGACGCGGTCGTACTTGATCTTGCAACGCCATGGCTGGTGGTGCCACACGCTTTTTCAGCGCTCAAAGGTAGCGGCACGCTCGTTTCATTCAGCCCGACGATAGATCAAGTTGTGAAAACGGTTGAAGCGCTTGGACAAAATAGCTTCCTAGACGTTCAGACTGTTGAGTGCATAATGCGTGGGATGCAAACCGAGAGAGGCAAAACCCGTCCTGAAACGCTGATGACAGGACACACTGGCTACATAACATTCGCACGAAAGGCTCTAGGCTGA
- a CDS encoding ABC transporter permease codes for MKAILHVIEYDFRNFFRYRWFIIALLAMNLADLFISAIVFTQMTRGIVDYFRFFAPGLAVIGLFASAFMIGREINMEVRREVHHYLLSLPMTRTELAIGRVLAGGLRGMLYMTPLLITNFLLLRYPTLPQLLIILLALFLLAIGISGVSISIAVSTTSFEKFVTARGVVYYLFFFCSSVFYPMVIIQTLEEKGLAPLVTFAQINPLTNGSDLIRSFLLGAPEFSSLMLLDVAVFSVIFAFCATFAYARILMRQ; via the coding sequence GTGAAAGCCATCCTGCACGTCATTGAATACGACTTCAGAAACTTCTTCCGCTACAGGTGGTTCATCATCGCGCTGTTAGCCATGAACCTCGCCGACCTCTTCATCAGCGCCATAGTCTTCACGCAGATGACGCGAGGCATAGTGGACTACTTCCGGTTCTTTGCACCTGGACTCGCAGTTATCGGGCTGTTTGCCTCAGCGTTTATGATTGGCAGAGAAATCAACATGGAAGTCCGCCGCGAAGTCCATCACTACTTGCTCAGTTTACCCATGACTCGAACCGAATTGGCAATTGGACGCGTGTTGGCAGGCGGCTTAAGGGGCATGCTTTACATGACGCCTCTGTTAATCACCAATTTTCTTTTGCTTCGATACCCAACTCTGCCTCAACTGCTCATTATACTCCTAGCGCTTTTCCTACTAGCGATTGGAATCTCAGGCGTCAGCATCTCAATCGCGGTGTCCACTACAAGTTTCGAGAAGTTTGTAACAGCTCGAGGCGTTGTCTACTACTTGTTTTTCTTTTGCAGCTCAGTCTTCTATCCAATGGTGATCATACAGACACTCGAAGAAAAAGGTCTAGCGCCACTGGTCACGTTTGCCCAAATCAACCCGTTGACAAACGGCTCAGACCTGATTCGCTCTTTTCTGCTTGGAGCACCCGAGTTTTCGTCACTAATGCTGTTAGACGTCGCGGTATTCTCCGTGATTTTTGCTTTCTGCGCCACGTTTGCTTACGCAAGAATCCTGATGAGACAATAA
- a CDS encoding DUF5518 domain-containing protein: protein MRREYGQSRKFVAWRFHGFLIIAILGFILPIIGHLIGGLIAGLIARGGAGRGALAGFLAGIFGGIILTIAAVLFSGAIGGLIGGPFGLFLGGLIGLFIGLVALILSVLGAIVSAIGGLIGGAIAR from the coding sequence ATGAGGCGTGAATATGGGCAGTCGCGGAAGTTTGTGGCTTGGCGCTTTCATGGGTTCCTCATAATCGCCATCCTCGGATTCATCCTACCAATAATTGGACACCTCATCGGCGGACTCATTGCAGGGCTAATAGCTAGAGGCGGCGCAGGAAGAGGCGCATTAGCGGGCTTTCTCGCAGGAATCTTCGGCGGCATAATCCTCACAATAGCAGCCGTGCTGTTCAGCGGCGCCATTGGCGGACTAATCGGAGGACCATTCGGACTATTCCTAGGTGGCTTGATTGGGTTATTCATAGGATTGGTGGCGCTTATCCTCAGCGTCCTCGGCGCGATAGTGTCAGCCATAGGCGGATTAATCGGCGGAGCAATCGCCAGATAA
- a CDS encoding ABC transporter permease — MGFRKIWLVIERDLRMFMRYKFMLIMRGIWFVSQVALFGLIVSKMVEIAAREAGINYFQYYVAGVTIITLYSTSMFIGYDIFEEAEHGVFEYLLTLPVSRRELVLGRSIGGGLRSFIYVGPLLVVVLALLGVMNPFHFLIALSSLFLFAFGVSGMSITIAVAMKSGDKYDILIGVLDALIVRLSTTMYPTVYMQQAMPSYAMIAKFNPLTYASDLFRWGTGVEGALQISPFIGVLALFIFFFSFTFIGVVFYERRLEGGSWQ; from the coding sequence TTGGGGTTTAGAAAAATCTGGCTCGTCATTGAACGCGACTTGCGCATGTTCATGCGGTACAAGTTCATGCTTATCATGCGGGGAATATGGTTTGTCTCGCAGGTGGCGCTTTTTGGACTCATAGTCAGCAAAATGGTTGAGATAGCAGCTAGAGAGGCAGGTATAAACTACTTCCAGTACTACGTGGCAGGCGTCACAATTATCACATTGTACTCAACTTCCATGTTCATAGGCTACGACATATTTGAAGAAGCTGAACACGGCGTTTTCGAATACCTGCTCACACTGCCAGTTAGCCGAAGAGAACTTGTGCTAGGGCGGTCGATCGGTGGTGGTCTACGCAGTTTCATTTACGTTGGGCCTCTTTTGGTTGTGGTCTTGGCTTTGCTAGGCGTCATGAACCCATTTCACTTCCTGATTGCGCTTTCGAGTCTATTCCTCTTCGCCTTTGGAGTGTCAGGCATGAGCATCACGATAGCAGTTGCCATGAAGTCTGGAGACAAATACGATATTCTCATCGGCGTCTTGGATGCGTTGATAGTTAGGTTAAGCACAACGATGTATCCAACCGTCTATATGCAACAAGCTATGCCAAGTTATGCTATGATAGCCAAGTTCAATCCACTTACGTATGCATCTGATTTGTTCCGCTGGGGCACAGGAGTTGAAGGCGCACTTCAAATCAGCCCGTTCATAGGCGTCTTAGCCTTGTTCATATTCTTTTTCTCCTTCACGTTTATCGGCGTAGTCTTCTACGAAAGGCGACTGGAAGGAGGCAGCTGGCAGTGA